A single Acidobacteriota bacterium DNA region contains:
- the argC gene encoding N-acetyl-gamma-glutamyl-phosphate reductase has translation MIRAAIAGASGYSGAELVRWLQGHPEVELGALAAGRQAGRSASDVFPHLGDAVTADLVETDWDRLGAADVVFLALPHGEALGAAGRLLAAGARVVDIGADFRLRSPSAYRRWYGGEHTATGLLAEAVYGLTEWRRSAVAGARLVANPGCYPTASALALKPLFERFGDRVTGAVVIDAKSGVSGAGRNARDGYQYSELNENLKPYGSGTHRHQPEIEQELAASGGAPRVFFSPHLVPMTRGILAACYVPMTPPPSRDELEAAYLDRYASEPFVRVLTGSVLPQTKATLGSNYCDLAVRVDSERGLAIVFAALDNLVKGAAGQAVQNMNVMFSFEETTGLSAVPVFP, from the coding sequence GTGATTCGGGCTGCGATCGCCGGGGCGTCCGGCTACAGTGGAGCGGAACTCGTCCGGTGGCTTCAGGGCCACCCGGAGGTGGAGCTTGGTGCGCTGGCGGCAGGCCGCCAGGCGGGCCGTTCCGCGAGTGACGTGTTCCCCCACCTGGGCGACGCCGTCACCGCCGATCTGGTGGAGACGGACTGGGATCGCCTGGGTGCCGCCGATGTCGTCTTCCTGGCTCTGCCGCACGGCGAGGCGCTCGGCGCCGCGGGCCGGCTGCTCGCGGCCGGAGCCAGGGTCGTCGACATCGGCGCGGACTTCCGGCTCCGGAGCCCGTCCGCCTACCGGCGCTGGTACGGCGGCGAGCACACGGCGACCGGCCTTCTCGCGGAAGCTGTCTACGGCCTGACGGAGTGGCGGCGTTCCGCGGTGGCCGGTGCGCGCCTGGTCGCCAACCCCGGCTGCTACCCGACCGCCTCCGCGCTGGCGCTCAAGCCGCTCTTCGAACGGTTCGGCGATCGCGTCACCGGCGCGGTGGTCATCGATGCGAAGTCCGGCGTCTCGGGAGCGGGCAGAAACGCGCGGGACGGCTACCAGTACTCGGAGCTGAACGAGAACCTGAAGCCCTACGGTTCGGGCACTCATCGCCACCAGCCCGAGATCGAGCAGGAACTGGCCGCCTCCGGCGGAGCGCCCCGGGTGTTCTTCTCGCCCCATCTCGTGCCGATGACCCGGGGCATCCTCGCCGCCTGCTACGTGCCGATGACCCCGCCGCCGAGCCGCGACGAACTCGAGGCGGCGTACCTTGATCGCTATGCCAGCGAACCCTTCGTGCGGGTGCTGACCGGGTCGGTCTTGCCCCAGACGAAGGCCACCCTGGGCTCCAACTACTGCGACCTCGCCGTCCGCGTCGACAGCGAGCGCGGGCTCGCGATCGTGTTCGCGGCGCTCGACAACCTCGTCAAGGGAGCCGCCGGTCAGGCGGTGCAGAACATGAATGTGATGTTTAGTTTCGAAGAAACGACCGGCCTTTCGGCCGTTCCGGTGTTCCCGTGA